In Silene latifolia isolate original U9 population chromosome 3, ASM4854445v1, whole genome shotgun sequence, a single window of DNA contains:
- the LOC141646842 gene encoding protein translation factor SUI1 homolog has protein sequence MSDFDIQLPNVLDPFAEDQLGAAGAIEYVHIWIRQRNGKKSLTTVQGLKESFSYEKVLKDVKKTFCCNGNVVQDKELGKVIQLQGDQRKKVADFLVQAGLAEKEQIKIHGF, from the coding sequence ATGAGTGATTTCGACATCCAGCTACCCAACGTACTTGACCCATTCGCAGAGGACCAGTTGGGGGCAGCCGGAGCAATCGAGTATGTTCATATCTGGATCCGACAAAGAAACGGAAAGAAAAGTCTGACAACGGTGCAAGGACTAAAGGAAAGTTTTAGCTACGAGAAAGTACTCAAGGACGTTAAGAAAACGTTTTGCTGTAATGGCAATGTGGTTCAGGATAAAGAGCTAGGGAAGGTCATTCAACTTCAAGGCGATCAGCGTAAGAAGGTGGCCGACTTCCTTGTTCAAGCTGGTCTCGCTGAGAAAGAACAGATTAAGATTCATGGTTTTTAG
- the LOC141646853 gene encoding OVARIAN TUMOR DOMAIN-containing deubiquitinating enzyme 2, which translates to MEGIIVRRVIPSDNSCLFNAVGYVMDHDKKKAPELRQVIAATVSSDPEKYCEAFLGKPNKEYCSWILDSEKWGGAIELSILSDYYGREIAAYDIQTIRCDLYGQDKNFSERAMLIYDGLHYDALAMSPFEGAPEEFDQTIFAVRGDRTIGPIEGLALTFAKEQQRLRKFTDTANFTLRCGVCQIGVIGQKEAVEHAQTTGHVNFQEYK; encoded by the exons ATGGAAGGGATCATTGTGAGACGTGTTATCCCCTCCGATAATAGCTGTCTATTCAATGCTGTTGG aTATGTCATGGATCATGATAAGAAGAAAGCTCCTGAATTACGACAG GTTATAGCTGCAACGGTGTCTAGTGATCCCGAAAAATATTGTGAAGCTTTTCTTGGAAAACCAAATAAAGAATATTGCTCATGGATTCTTGATTCAGAAAAATGGGGAG GTGCCATCGAACTTTCTATCCTATCAGATTACTATGGTCGGGAAATAGCTGCTTATGACATCCAAACAATCCGGTGTGATTTGTACGGTCAG GACAAGAACTTCAGTGAAAGGGCTATGCTTATTTATGATGGACTTCACTATGATGCATTGGCT ATGTCTCCGTTTGAGGGTGCTCCAGAAGAATTCGATCAAACAATATTTGCTGTTCGAGGTGACAGAACCATCGGCCCAATTGAAGGTCTTGCTTTAACATTTGCAAAGGAACAGCAAAG ATTACGAAAATTTACAGACACTGCCAACTTCACTTTACGTTGTGGAGTCTGCCAAATCGGTGTCATAGGGCAGAAG GAAGCAGTGGAGCATGCCCAAACAACTGGCCATGTCAACTTTCAAGAATATAAATGA
- the LOC141646851 gene encoding calcium-dependent protein kinase 19-like, with protein sequence MGICGSKQNQSKPSKNGSNPPTQPPPPSIRAPSPSKPEPNSILGKPLEDVKTYYTLGKELGRGQFGVTYLCTDKITGQQLACKSISKKKLVTKSDKEDMKREIQIMQHMSGQNNIVEFKGAYEDKMSVNLVMELCEGGELFDRIIAKGHYSEKAAANVIRQIVNVVHVCHYMGVMHRDLKPENFLLGSKDDDAVLKVTDFGLSVFIQGGKVYRDIVGSAYYVAPEVLRRRYGKEIDVWSAGVMMYILLSGVPPFWAENEKGIFDAVLQGHIDFESKPWPTISDSAKDLLRKMLTADPKKRITAAEVLEHPWLREGEAPDDPIDGAVLTRMKQLRVMNKLKKLALKVIAESLPDDEIQGLKQMFENMDTDGSGTITYEELKEGLARLGSKLSETEVKALMDAADQDGSGSIDYMEFVTATMHRYRLEKDDQLYKAFQYFDKDNSGFITTDELETAMREYGIADENCIKEILAEVDTDKDGKINFDEFVAMMRSGTQNPGAKLI encoded by the exons ATGGGTATTTGTGgaagcaaacaaaaccaatcaAAACCATCCAAAAACGGGTCAAACCCACctacacaaccaccaccaccatcaattCGTGCTCCAAGCCCATCAAAACCCGAACCGAATTCAATATTAGGCAAACCTTTAGAAGATGTGAAAACATATTACACATTGGGTAAAGAATTGGGTAGAGGTCAATTTGGGGTAACTTATTTATGTACTGATAAAATTACTGGTCAACAATTAGCATGTAAatcaatttccaaaaaaaaattggTAACAAAAAGTGATAAAGAAGATATGAAAAGGGAAATACAAATAATGCAACATATGAGTGGGCAAAATAATATAGTTGAATTTAAAGGAGCATATGAAGATAAAATGAGTGTTAATTTAGTAATGGAATTATGTGAAGGTGGTGAATTATTTGATAGGATAATTGCAAAAGGACATTATAGTGAAAAAGCTGCTGCAAATGTAATTAGACAGATTGTTAATGTTGTACATGTTTGTCATTATATGGGTGTTATGCATAGAGATTTGAAACCTGAGAATTTTTTGTTGGGGAGTAAGGATGATGATGCTGTTTTGAAGGTTACTGATTTTGGTCTTTCTGTTTTTATTCAAGGAG GAAAAGTTTATCGGGACATAGTAGGTAGCGCTTACTATGTCGCTCCTGAGGTATTACGGCGTAGGTATGGCAAGGAGATTGACGTGTGGAGTGCCGGAGTCATGATGTACATTCTTCTCAGTGGTGTGCCTCCCTTTTGGGCCG AAAACGAGAAGGGGATATTTGATGCTGTATTGCAAGGGCATATTGATTTTGAAAGTAAACCCTGGCCAACAATCTCAGATAGTGCCAAGGATCTTTTGAGGAAGATGTTGACTGCCGATCCCAAAAAGCGGATCACAGCTGCTGAAGTTCTTG AGCATCCATGGCTCAGAGAAGGTGAAGCGCCAGACGATCCAATAGACGGTGCTGTACTCACTAGGATGAAGCAATTAAGAGTTATGAACAAGCTCAAGAAGCTAGCACTTAAG GTAATTGCTGAAAGTCTTCCAGATGATGAAATCCAAGGGCTGAAACAAATGTTTGAAAACATGGACACTGACGGTAGCGGGACAATAACTTATGAAGAATTGAAAGAGGGGTTGGCTAGACTTGGATCAAAGCTTTCAGAAACTGAAGTGAAGGCACTTATGGACGCT GCTGATCAAGATGGAAGTGGTTCAATAGATTATATGGAGTTTGTTACAGCCACAATGCATAGATACAGgcttgaaaaagacgatcagcttTACAAAGCATTTCAGTACTTTGACAAAGATAATAGTGG ATTTATCACGACAGATGAGCTGGAAACAGCCATGAGAGAGTACGGGATTGCTGATGAGAATTgcatcaaggagatattggcagAAGTGGATACTGACAAG GATGGCAAAATAAATTTTGATGAATTTGTAGCTATGATGAGAAGCGGAACCCAGAATCCCGGTGCCAAGCTAATCTAG
- the LOC141646852 gene encoding reactive Intermediate Deaminase A, chloroplastic codes for MAWIAATSFQLPAINCGRAIGAQRGARATVAAGVGCVSLAGSSIWRSSSSSRANLPFACCALSTDAGLKEVVQTNKAPAALGPYSQAIKANNLLFVSGVLGLVPETGKFVSETVEEQTEQVMKNMGEILKASGASYSSVVKTTIMLADLKDFKAVNEVYAKYFPTAPPARSTYQVAALPLDARVEIECIAAL; via the exons ATGGCGTGGATTGCAGCAACTAGTTTCCAATTGCCGGCGATAAACTGCGGCCGCGCAATCGGCGCACAACGCGGCGCACGCGCCACCGTCGCCGCCGGTGTCGGTTGTGTTTCACTCGCCGGTTCATCTATTTGGCGTTCATCTTCTTCCTCACGCGCCAATTTACCCTTCGCTTGCTGCGCTCTTTCTACCGACGCTG GCTTGAAGGAGGTTGTCCAAACAAACAAGGCTCCTGCCGCATTGGGTCCGTATTCTCAGGCTATCAAGGCCAACAATCTACTATTTGTATCGGGTGTTCTGGGTCTTGTGCCAGAG ACTGGCAAATTCGTATCAGAAACTGTGGAGGAGCAAACGGAGCAG GTTATGAAGAATATGGGTGAAATACTAAAAGCTAGTGGGGCAAGCTATTCATCTGTTGTAAAAACCACAATCAT GTTGGCAGACTTAAAAGACTTCAAGGCAGTGAATGAAGTATATGCTAAAT ATTTCCCGACTGCACCACCTGCTCGATCAACCTACCAAGTCGCAGCGCTGCCTTTGGACGCCAGGGTTGAGATTGAGTGCATCGCTGCTCTGTAG
- the LOC141645831 gene encoding tropinone reductase homolog At5g06060-like — translation MAAIGSNQRWSLEGCTALVTGGTKGIGRAIVEELVGLGARVHTCARNETDLQTCLSDWKSRGMSITGSVCDVSSRPQREKLIEEVTSVFDGKLNILVNNAGGGVSGGQPTATCTEEHFSHVMRNNFESPYHLSQLSYPLLKASKTATIIFISSIAGQFACAIGSVYGPAKGALNQLTKSLACEWAKDNIRVNAIAPGAIKTAPTKYLFDDENGMLKDLKARVPLGRGGEANEISSVVAFLCLPAASYVTGQTIFVDGGFSINGFFPH, via the exons ATGGCAGCTATAGGTAGCAACCAACGTTGGTCACTAGAGGGTTGCACAGCTCTTGTTACCGGCGGTACCAAAGGCATCGG GCGCGCTATAGTAGAGGAGCTAGTAGGGTTAGGAGCAAGGGTGCATACATGTGCTCGGAATGAAACTGATCTCCAAACTTGCTTAAGTGATTGGAAGTCTAGAGGAATGTCAATAACTGGCTCAGTATGTGATGTTTCGTCGAGGCCTCAAAGAGAAAAGTTGATAGAGGAAGTCACCTCTGTTTTCGATGGAAAATTGAACATTCTT GTGAATAACGCCGGTGGTGGTGTATCTGGTGGACAACCAACTGCAACTTGTACAGAAGAACATTTTTCTCATGTAATGAGGAATAACTTTGAGTCTCCGTACCATCTATCACAACTCTCATATCCACTTCTCAAGGCCTCAAAAACAGCCACCATAATATTCATTTCTTCTATTGCTGGTCAATTTGCTTGTGCGATTGGATCTGTTTATGGACCTGCTAAAG GCGCATTAAACCAATTAACTAAGAGTTTGGCATGCGAATGGGCAAAGGACAATATTCGAGTTAATGCAATTGCTCCTGGAGCCATCAAAACTGCTCCTACCAAATAT TTGTTTGATGACGAAAATGGAATGTTAAAAGATTTGAAGGCAAGGGTACCCTTAGGGCGAGGTGGTGAAGCAAATGAAATATCATCGGTGGTTGCATTTCTTTGTTTGCCCGCAGCTTCTTATGTCACGGGACAAACTATATTTGTTGACGGAGGCTTCTCTATTAATGGCTTCTTTCCacattaa
- the LOC141646844 gene encoding uncharacterized protein LOC141646844 encodes MAEPDIIEPPSFSLGIDDIIEPPSFSLGIEFDFQPSNNQNKPQSSNPNCNDDSNFWVPDSDPDSVDDPPPSRLRRLRRGGPRISTPVQVSPVVKTPNFVEDDIEDFSEEEIVRKDPFSVSQHQNWCSSSKLPLSGSGVLIRPQASTIQNNKSCPPPTSVASNKGKSVISDFRSSPLRRFQLLDSDSDFDDPSEGPVVKGNASGVEFSKTITQKELKHGSGKISCPERTDRPASTSQKQDLWKDFRVDNNVSVPTPVFDELLEEYCNGGKQNKAVSGSHEFGSSGMTSGMNNAREFMETETKETDGFPCHRYFSHNDNRIQRLVRNRLPNFCPLGYNGLSIDYRSQFGNEDNVNQRAGGNSNTGKTSKRATKKNKKAHTEEGSHAEGSWIDPKHASSTPKDAGRRRVRADGQCPGKWITGDNGKKVYVTKTGKELYGQLAYRQYKKESGGFTKSRKKRASKKK; translated from the exons atgGCGGAGCCAGACATTATTGAGCCACCTTCATTCTCCTTAGGCATCGACGACATTATTGAGCCACCTTCATTCTCCTTAGGTATCGAATTTGATTTCCAACCTTCTAACAATCAAAATAAACCCCAATCTTCAAACCCTAATTGCAACGACGATTCAAATTTCTGGGTTCCTGACTCGGACCCTGACTCGGTTGACGACCCGCCGCCGTCTCGCCTCCGTCGCCTCCGACGTGGTGGACCCCGCATTTCCACTCCGGTTCAGGTTTCTCCGGTGGTGAAAACCCCTAATTTTGTTGAAGACGATATTGAGGATTTTTCGGAAGAAGAAATTGTTCGGAaag ATCCTTTTTCGGTATCCCAACATCAAAATTGGTGTAGCAGCTCAAAACTTCCTTTATCTGGAAGTGGAGTCTTGATTAGACCACAGGCAAGCACAATACAAAATAATAAAAGCTGCCCTCCTCCTACAAGTGTAGCATCAAACAAGGGAAAGTCGGTGATTTCAGACTTCCGTTCAAGCCCCCTGAGAAGGTTCCAGCTTCTTGATTCCGATTCCGATTTCGATGACCCATCTGAGGGCCCGGTTGTCAAAGGAAATGCTAGTGGAGTTGAATTTTCGAAGACTATTACGCAAAAAGAATTGAAACATGGATCTGGTAAGATTTCATGTCCTGAAAGAACAGACCGACCAGCTTCAACCTCACAAAAGCAGGACCTCTGGAAAGATTTCCGTGTTGACAATAATGTTTCGGTGCCTACACCTGTCTTTGATGAACTCTTGGAAGAATATTGTAATGGAGGAAAGCAAAACAAGGCAGTTTCAGGCTCTCATGAATTTGGTTCAAGTGGAATGACATCAGGCATGAACAATGCCAGGGAATTCATGGAAACAGAAACTAAAGAAACAGATGGTTTTCCATGTCACCGTTACTTTTCCCATAATGATAATAGGATCCAAAGACTAGTGCGCAATCGGCTACCTAACTTTTGTCCATTGGGTTACAATGGGTTATCTATTGATTACAG GAGTCAGTTTGGTAACGAGGATAATGTTAATCAGAGAGCTGGCGGAAATTCCAACACAGGGAAGACCTCCAAAAGAGCTACAAAGAAAAATAAGAAAGCTCACACAGAAGAAGGCTCACATGCGGAAGGGAGTTGGATCGATCCAAAGCACGCGTCTAGCACACCCAAAGATGCTGGCAGGAGAAGAGTTCGAGCTGATGGACAATGTCCTGGTAAATGGATCACAGGAGATAATGGAAAGAAG GTATATGTCACCAAAACTGGAAAAGAGCTGTATGGTCAACTTGCTTACCGGCAATATAAAAAG GAAAGTGGAGGTTTCACAAAGTCACGAAAGAAGCGCGCATCAAAGAAAAAGTGA
- the LOC141646854 gene encoding 1-acyl-sn-glycerol-3-phosphate acyltransferase-like produces the protein MENSKMDEKSRSSSEEVTSGLLDEVVRPRKAAEEYRDNDDDNDDGLLSLLMYLVRILTCFVVILVTTLFWTFIMLLLLPWPYERARQGNYFGHFTGRLVVWILGNTVKIEGKEYAEKRAIYISNHASIIDMFLTMWLTPTGTVSIAKKEIVWYPLIGQLYFLANHPRIDRSNPQAAIKSMKEVSRAVHKNNLSLIIFPEGTRSKNGRLLPFKKGFVHLALQTRLPLVPIVLIGTHKAWRKGGLRVRPVHITVRYLPPINTEDWTEDKINEYVNMVHDIFVNNLPDSQKPVSS, from the exons ATGGAGAATAGCAAAATGGATGAGAAATCGCGGTCGAGTTCCGAGGAAGTAACTTCAGGGTTATTAGATGAGGTGGTAAGGCCAAGGAAGGCGGCCGAGGAATATcgagataatgatgatgataatgatgatgggTTGTTGTCTTTGTTAATGTATTTGGTTAGGATTTTGACATGTTTTGTTGTAATTTTGGTTACAACTTTGTTTTGGACATTCATTATGTTGTTGCTGTTACCTTGGCCTTATGAAAGAGCTAGACAAGGGAATTACTTTGGACATTTCACTGGAAGATTAGTA GTGTGGATTCTCGGAAACACTGTAAAAATAGAGGGAAAAGAGTATGCTGAGAAGAGGGCTATATACATCAGTAACCATGCATCAATCATCGACATGTTTCTAACCATGTGGTTAACTCCTACCGGAACTGTTTCCATTGCAAAGAAAGAA ATCGTTTGGTACCCTTTAATTGGACAACTCTACTTTCTAGCAAACCATCCCCGGATTGATCGCTCAAATCCTCAAGCAGCCATTAAATCAATGAAAGAG GTGTCTCGTGCAGTTCACAAGAATAACCTGTCATTAATCATTTTTCCTGAGGGTACAAGATCCAAAAATGGCAGGCTTCTTCCATTTAAGAAG GGTTTCGTTCATTTAGCTCTGCAGACGCGACTTCCTTTAGTCCCAATTGTATTAATTGGTACACACAAAGCCTGGAGGAAAGGTGGCTTAAGAGTTCGGCCTGTGCATATAACTGTCAGGTATCTTCCTCCGATAAACACCGAAGATTGGACTGAAGATAAGATtaatgagtatgttaatatggtTCATGATATCTTTGTTAACAACCTACCTGATTCTCAGAAACCCGTTTCTTCGTAG